The nucleotide sequence TCGTTTTTTTTGTGAAAACGAAAATAATAAAATCTACTTAATTTGTTAGTATTGTATATTTGTTGAAAAATTAATTTAACAGATTGTTATAAAAATACTTAAAGTCCAAAATAATGAACATTCGAAAAGGAAATTCTACTGATATGCAGGCTGTTTTAAAGCTGATTCAAGAATTAGCAGTTTTCGAAAAAGAACCAGAAGCAGTCTTAATCAATACTAGCGATTTGATTCGAGACGGATTTGGAAGTAATCCTTTATTTGGAGTGTATGTCGCTGAAAACGATTCCAAACAAATAGTGGGAATGGCTTTATACTATTATAAGTATTCAACTTGGAAAGGAAAAAGCCTTCATCTGGAAGATTTAATTGTAACCGAGGACTTTCGAGGAAGCGGAATTGGGAAGGCATTACTTTTTAAAATGGTTGAACTAGCTCGTAATGAAAAAGTAAAACGACTAGAATGGAATGTTTTAGACTGGAATACCCCTGCCATTGACTTTTATTTAGAGTCGGGTGCGGAAATCTTAAAAGAATGGCAACTTGTAAGGCTTGATGAAGATAGAATTATTAATTTTGCCAAAAAAAATTAAAAAATTAAACATTTACAATAAAAAAACATGAGAGTATTTAAGTTTGGTGGTGCTTCTGTGAAAGATGCAGAAGGAATTAAAAACGTTTATGATGTTTTACAAAAAGTAGGATATGAAGATGTATTGCTAGTTGTTTCTGCCATGGGAAAAACAACTAATGCCCTTGAATTAGTTATCAAAGACTATTTTGAAAAATCACCTTCGCTACAATCTTCAGTTCAAGAAGTAAAAAAATACCACAATCAAATCCTAATGGATTTGTTTGAAGATGAAAAACATGAAGTATTTCAAGCTGTAAACACTCAATTTTCAGAGCTAGAGTACTTTTTATCTCATAACAAATCTCCTAATTACAACTTTGTTTACGACCAAGTAGTAAGCTACGGTGAGTTGATTTCGACTACGGTTTTGAGTCATTATATGAGTTTCATGGGAATTCAAACTCAATGGATTGATGTACGTAATTTTGTAAAAACAGATGCTAACTACAGAGATGCTGAAGTAGATTGGGAATTAACACAAAAGAACATTTCTAAAAACGTAAAAAGAAAAATCTTAAACATTACACAAGGATTCTTGGGTTCTGACGAAAATAACTTTACAACTACATTAGGCCGTGAAGGTTCTGATTATACGGCTGCGATTTTTGCTTATTGTTTGAATGCAGAAAGTGTAACCATCTGGAAAGATGTTCCTGGAGTAATGAATGCAGATCCTAGATATTTTGAAAACGCCAGTTTGTTAAACCAAATATCGTACAGAGAAGCAATCGAATTGGCTTTTTACGGAGCAACGGTTATTCACCCAAAAACCTTACAACCACTTCAGAAAAAAGAAATTCCTTTGTATGTTAAATCTTTTATCAATCCATTGTTAAAAGGAACTGTAGTAACAAAAGGAGCCGCTTTAGAACCATACCTACCTTGTTTCATCGTAAAAAGAGATCAACTTTTAATTTCTCTTTCGTCAATTGACTTCTCTTTCATCATGGAAGAGCACATCAGTGAAATATTCGCTTTGTTTCACCAATATAAAATCAAAGTGAATTTGATTCAGAACTCGGCGATTAGTTTCTCAGTTTGTGTGGAAGATAAATTCGGGAATTTCAAAGATTTGAATGCGGTACTTTCTAAAAGATTCAAAGTAGATTTTAGTGAGCACGTAACACTTTACACCATCAGACACTTTAACGACAAAGCAGCTGAAACAGTAGAAAGTGGTAAAAATGTAATTTTGAAACAAGTGAGTACTGAAACAATGCAAATCATCACAAGCGAGAAATAGCATTTCAACACAAATTATCGCAGATTACGATAGTCTTATAAATCATATTAAATTCAACACGAATTGTACTAACTAAATTGTACTATTTGTGTTGAATTTTTTTTTTAAAAAACAATTCAACTACACTCAGCGGAGGTTAGGGACATCGTTTTTATAGACTAAATCAGTCGTTTCACTTGAGATAGAGCACAAAGCCGTACTACTAAATCGAAATTTCAAACACAGATTATCGCAGAATGAATCTCAATAAAATCTTAGTGGGTCTTAGTGCCTTCTTTGTGTTCTTTGTGGTTAAATTGATAGTCTTTGTGGTTAAATATATAAAACGCATAAAATACACTACTTTTGACATATTGACGTTATATTCTCTATGTTAAAAAAATTACTTTTTTTAATACTTATATCATATTTCCCCAGAGTTTTCGCTCAGGAAAATAATGTATTGTATAAAACTAAGGAGTTTCCTATTTCGAGGGATACTATACATATAGAACCTTTTAGCATAAACCCTAGTCGTTTTGAGGTAATTGATACACAAAAAAATATTATAAGCAGTGATAATTATATAGTTGATTTTCAAAAAAGTTACCTCCTTTTCAAAGAATCTTTTTTAGTCAATTATGAAGGCTCTATAACAATCCATTATTTAACATACCCTGATTTTTTAACCAAGGAATATAAAATATACGATTCTAGCAGCGTCGTCAGCAATGATGTTTCAACTCAACCATTGTACAAAATTGACAATAACCTTGCGAAAAAAAACGTCCCTTTTGACGGACTCAATACATCAGGAAGTATTACTCGAGGTATTACCATCGGGAGCAATCAAAATGCTGTTTTAAATTCAAATTTAGACCTACAAATCACAGGAAAACTATCCGAGAAAGTGAGCTTACGTGCTTCGCTACAAGACAGTAATATTCCGATACAAAATGGTGGTTATTCCCAAAAACTAGATCAGTTTGATAATATTTTCATGGAACTCTTTAGTGAAAAATGGAATATTAGGGCTGGTGATATTTTCCTTGAAAACAACCAAACACAATTCCTTAATTTCAATAAAAAAGTACAAGGTCTTGCCGCTAATTTTGATTTTGGAACCGAAGAAAGCAAAACCAACGTATTTGCCTCGGCTGCACTCGTACGCGGACAATATGCTAAAAGTAGCTTTAAAGGAATTGAAGGGAGCCAAGGACCTTATAAATTAAAAGGACAAAGTGGAGAGTTGTATGTTTTAGTCATCTCAGGGTCTGAAAGAGTGTATGTCAACGGACGTCTGTTAAAAAGAGGTGAGAACAATGACTATACCATTGATTACAACGCTGGAGAAATTACTTTTACCCCACTTTTTACGATTACCTCCGAAATGAGAATTGCAATTGAATACCAATATACGGATCGTAATTACACTCGTTTTGTCACTTATGCAGGGGCATCCCATGAAGATAAAAAATGGAGTTTGGCTGGATATTTATATTCTGAAAATGATGTAAAAAACCAACCCGTACAACAAAACCTATCACCAGAACAGGTTCAAATTTTATCTAATGCGGGTGATGATTCTGCGGCGATGGTCGCTCCTTCTGCCTATGCTGATAGCTATTCAGAAAACAAGATTTTATATATAAAAAGAACCATCGACGGCCTCACTTTTTTTGAATATTCGAACAATGCTGATGACGAACTTTTTAACGTAAATTTTACTTTAGTTGGAAATAATAATGGAAATTATGTATTAAAAAACAGTTCTAGTATTACCAAAATTTACGAATATATTGCCCCTATAAATGGCATACCACAGGGAAACTACTCACCTATTATCCAGCTCGTGGCTCCCAACAAAATACAAGTAGCCACATTTTTAGGAAAATACAATCCTACAGAAAAAACGGTGGTTGACTTTGAAATAGCCATTAGTAATAACGACAAAAACCTTTTCTCTACCCTTGACGATTCAAACAACCAAGGTTTAAGTGGAAAAATCAATGCAAAACAAAGACTATTTTCTAAAAAATGGAAGATCGATGCCTTTGGTAAATACCAATTCATACAAAAAGATTTTAGCTCAATAGAACGCCTTTACACCATTGAATTTGACCGAGATTGGAATTTAGAAACAACACTTACAGGGAATCAAAGCCTATTGGTCTCTGGATTGAATTTTAATTTAAGTCCAAATGCAAATTCGAATAGCAATGGCACGCTAACATATCAATTTGAAAAACTAGATTTCTCCGATAATTTCTCAGGTAGCCGACATATCGTAAATGGATTATTCCAGTTAAGAGCATGGAACATCAATTCGCTAGGCAGTTATTTAAAAAGCGACAGTTCAACCAATGAATCTACATTTATTCGAAACCAAACTCAGGTACGCTATCATTTTGGCAAAAACTGGATTGGTGGTAGCAACCGAATCGAGGACAACCAATCTAAAAACAAAACAACTAATGTATTTGCGGCATTAAGTCAAAGATTCAATGAATATGGTGTTTTTACTGGTCGAGGTGATAGCACCAAAGTATATGTAGAAATAGGCCTTTTAAAAAGAAGTAATGACAGTATCCAAAACGGATTATTGCAACGGGTTAACAATTCGAATTCCTACTTTTTAAAATCCAAACTAATTCAAACAAGCACCAGTGATTTAAGCGTATATGCTAATTATAGAGTATTGGAATACGTTAATGCTACCAAAAGAAAAGAATCCACTTTGAACTCAAGAGTAGTATTTAACGACCGTTTTTTCAATCAGCTGATTCAGAGTTCCAGTGCTTATGAAACCAATTCTGGAACCTTACCTCAACAAGAATTTACCTTTCTAGAAGTTGCGGACGGACAAGGTGTGTATATGTGGAATGATTATAATAATAACGGCATTCAAGAATTACAAGAATTTGAGGTAGCTCCATTTGTAGATCAAGCCAAATACATTCAGGTCTTTTTACCAAATTTGGTGTACATTAAAACACATCAAACGAAGTTTTCACAATCTGTTATTTTGAATCCTAATCAGTGGCAAAACAAAACAGGCTTCCAAAAGTGGGCTTCCTTTTTCTACAATCAAACCTCTTTTTTAATCAATCGGAAAACTAAAAATGAAGGTGATAATTTTGATTTGAATCCATTTACTAATTCCAAAAATAATGTCTTAGGTTTGAGCTCCAGCTTTAGAAATACTTTGTTTTACAATCGCGGAAAACAAGACCATTCGGTTACCTATACTTACTTAGAGAATAAGGCAAAAAACCTACTTTCAAATGGAACACAGGAATCAGACAACAGCTCACACCAATTTCAGTATACACATCTGTATCGCAAAAGCTGGTTATTTAATTCATCCATAAATACAATTTCAACGAAAGTAAGTTCCGAGAATTATCCGTTGAAAAACTATACCATTTCAGGATATCAATTGAGTCCAAAAATCAGTTATATATTTTCAAAAAACACCAGTTGGGATTTGTTTTATGAATTACAAAGTAAGAAAAACCAAATAGGAAATTCAGAATCATTATTGCAAAATCGTTTTGGAACCTCC is from Flavobacterium sp. NG2 and encodes:
- a CDS encoding GNAT family N-acetyltransferase codes for the protein MNIRKGNSTDMQAVLKLIQELAVFEKEPEAVLINTSDLIRDGFGSNPLFGVYVAENDSKQIVGMALYYYKYSTWKGKSLHLEDLIVTEDFRGSGIGKALLFKMVELARNEKVKRLEWNVLDWNTPAIDFYLESGAEILKEWQLVRLDEDRIINFAKKN
- a CDS encoding aspartate kinase, which translates into the protein MRVFKFGGASVKDAEGIKNVYDVLQKVGYEDVLLVVSAMGKTTNALELVIKDYFEKSPSLQSSVQEVKKYHNQILMDLFEDEKHEVFQAVNTQFSELEYFLSHNKSPNYNFVYDQVVSYGELISTTVLSHYMSFMGIQTQWIDVRNFVKTDANYRDAEVDWELTQKNISKNVKRKILNITQGFLGSDENNFTTTLGREGSDYTAAIFAYCLNAESVTIWKDVPGVMNADPRYFENASLLNQISYREAIELAFYGATVIHPKTLQPLQKKEIPLYVKSFINPLLKGTVVTKGAALEPYLPCFIVKRDQLLISLSSIDFSFIMEEHISEIFALFHQYKIKVNLIQNSAISFSVCVEDKFGNFKDLNAVLSKRFKVDFSEHVTLYTIRHFNDKAAETVESGKNVILKQVSTETMQIITSEK